In the genome of Lycorma delicatula isolate Av1 chromosome 8, ASM4794821v1, whole genome shotgun sequence, one region contains:
- the LOC142329485 gene encoding neo-calmodulin-like — protein sequence MTNNEDSIKGKGDDFFLDNHCFNNVDDDDDDDEDFENKYRLAFSVLDDDSDGIVKREQLESAFENFLGLDSTGPEFRVILSEMNADVNGNVTLDGFLSAMKRSGKISIKKHGDLLRVLDSNSSGRIGTSDWKKILLNFGINLSEDEVKEAVRKAEKISSELLSLEVL from the exons atgactaaTAATGAAGATTCAATTAAAGGTAAaggtgatgatttttttttagataatcattgttttaataatgttGATGACGACGATGATGATGAcgaagattttgaaaataaatacagattagcATTTTCAGTTTTAGATGATGATTCCGATGGTATAGTCAAAAGAGAACAACTGGAAAGTGCATTTGAGAATTTTTTAGGTTTAGATTCAACCGGACCTGAATTTAGAGTGATATTATCCGAAATGAATGCTGATGTTAACGGTAATGTAACACTCGATGGTTTTTTATCAGCCATGAAAAGATCaggaaaaatatcaattaaaaaacatgGTGATTTATTAAGAGTATTAGATTCTAATAGTAGTGGTAGAATTGGTACTTCTGAttggaaaaaaatacttttaaattttggaataaatttatcTGAAGATGAAGTAAAAGAGGCTGTTAGAAAAGCAGAAA AAATTTCATCCGAATTGCTGAGTTTGGaggtattatag